One stretch of Amycolatopsis sp. NBC_00345 DNA includes these proteins:
- a CDS encoding amidase produces MTSATTDDVVDYDPAAFEGLRFHTAVRAFHDGTDSPREYLERCLATISEREPVVRAWVVLNVPTAREQADASTRRWRRGEPLSPVDGMPIGIKDLLETRDMPTQMGCAAFSGNFPKRDNAAVWALRQAGAVVLGKTVTTELGGPEPSLTTNPFNPRHTPGGSSSGSGAAVGARMVPATIATQTGGSLMRPASFNGNWGLKPSQGAINRGERQTASMTSHGVLAACPEDMWLVAMAIASRAGGDPGQPALSGPATPPAARRPGTLAVMETDGWERLDDVSRGAFEQVLAQLESNGVTVLRRSQDAVVERFERALRGVSDLGSGILAWEHYWAFRDVVADNPDGVSARGKRFFIEAAEKLGAAGYEEALRDRAAVKSAHALLGPRVDAVIAPTSSGSAPVWLGDAPGRPPARWPTGDPAFNFPSSLLGAPAVNVPLMAADGLPFGLQIMGQPGTDAKVTAIARWLGEALTPVSV; encoded by the coding sequence GTGACTTCCGCAACCACCGACGACGTCGTCGATTACGACCCAGCCGCCTTCGAAGGGCTGCGCTTCCACACCGCGGTCCGGGCCTTCCACGACGGCACCGACTCCCCCCGCGAGTATCTGGAACGGTGCCTCGCGACGATCTCCGAACGCGAGCCCGTCGTGCGGGCCTGGGTCGTGCTCAACGTGCCGACGGCCCGCGAGCAGGCCGACGCCAGCACCCGCCGCTGGCGCCGCGGCGAACCGCTTTCGCCCGTCGACGGCATGCCGATCGGCATCAAGGACCTGCTGGAGACCCGGGACATGCCCACCCAGATGGGCTGCGCCGCGTTCAGCGGCAACTTCCCGAAGCGGGACAACGCGGCGGTCTGGGCACTCCGGCAGGCGGGCGCGGTCGTGCTCGGCAAGACGGTGACCACCGAACTGGGCGGTCCGGAACCCAGCCTGACGACAAACCCGTTCAACCCCCGGCACACTCCCGGCGGTTCCTCGTCGGGCTCGGGAGCCGCTGTCGGGGCCCGGATGGTTCCCGCCACCATCGCCACGCAGACCGGCGGCTCGCTCATGCGGCCGGCGAGCTTCAACGGGAACTGGGGCCTGAAACCGTCCCAGGGCGCGATCAACCGCGGCGAACGGCAGACCGCGAGCATGACCTCGCACGGGGTTCTCGCCGCCTGCCCCGAGGACATGTGGCTGGTCGCGATGGCGATCGCGTCGCGCGCGGGCGGCGACCCCGGCCAGCCGGCCCTGTCCGGGCCCGCCACTCCCCCGGCCGCGCGACGGCCGGGCACGCTGGCAGTGATGGAAACCGACGGCTGGGAACGCCTCGACGACGTCAGCCGTGGCGCGTTCGAACAGGTCCTCGCGCAACTCGAATCGAACGGCGTGACCGTGCTGCGCCGAAGCCAGGACGCCGTCGTGGAACGGTTCGAGCGAGCGCTGCGGGGTGTGTCCGACCTCGGCAGCGGAATCCTGGCGTGGGAACACTATTGGGCGTTCCGCGACGTCGTCGCCGACAACCCCGACGGCGTCAGCGCCCGCGGCAAGCGGTTCTTCATCGAGGCCGCGGAAAAGCTGGGCGCGGCGGGCTACGAGGAGGCGCTCCGCGACCGCGCCGCCGTGAAATCCGCTCACGCACTGCTCGGCCCGCGAGTGGACGCGGTGATCGCGCCGACGTCGAGCGGCTCCGCCCCGGTTTGGCTCGGCGACGCGCCGGGCCGCCCGCCCGCGAGGTGGCCGACCGGGGACCCGGCGTTCAACTTCCCGAGTTCGCTGCTGGGCGCGCCGGCCGTGAACGTCCCGCTGATGGCGGCCGACGGCCTGCCGTTCGGCCTCCAGATCATGGGGCAGCCGGGTACCGACGCCAAGGTGACCGCCATCGCGCGGTGGCTCGGTGAGGCGCTGACCCCGGTCAGCGTGTGA
- a CDS encoding HpcH/HpaI aldolase/citrate lyase family protein has protein sequence MTELVTGARTFLFVPGHRPDRFAKAAASGADLVILDLEDAVAPDRKDDAREHVRAWLAEGHPAVVRVNPGDTPWHDEDVAAIRNLASAVMLPKAEAPQQIEALAAGLPGTPILPLIETALGVVQAVAVCAAEAVVRPAFGNVDLAAQIGVDHTSHEALRHARSAVVLAAAAAGRAAPVDGVTTALEDVVILDADLEHAKSLGFTAKLCLHPRQVPLANRALSPTDDEIAWAHRMLSQRACGSVTVVDGQMVDRPVLLRAQAILARAGQRPPQ, from the coding sequence GTGACCGAGCTCGTGACCGGCGCCCGCACGTTCCTGTTCGTCCCGGGGCACCGCCCCGATCGGTTCGCCAAGGCGGCCGCGAGCGGGGCCGACCTGGTGATCCTGGATCTCGAGGACGCCGTCGCCCCCGACCGGAAAGACGACGCACGAGAGCACGTCCGCGCCTGGCTCGCCGAGGGGCACCCGGCCGTAGTGCGCGTCAACCCCGGGGACACGCCGTGGCACGACGAGGATGTCGCGGCGATCCGGAACCTCGCGTCCGCGGTCATGCTCCCGAAAGCGGAAGCGCCGCAGCAGATCGAAGCGCTCGCCGCCGGACTCCCCGGAACCCCGATCCTGCCGCTGATCGAGACCGCGCTCGGGGTGGTCCAGGCCGTCGCGGTCTGCGCGGCCGAAGCGGTGGTACGACCGGCGTTCGGCAACGTCGACCTCGCCGCGCAGATCGGCGTCGACCACACCTCGCACGAAGCCCTCCGCCATGCGCGTTCCGCGGTTGTCCTCGCCGCCGCCGCGGCCGGCCGCGCCGCACCGGTCGACGGCGTCACCACGGCGCTCGAGGACGTCGTGATCCTGGACGCCGACCTGGAACACGCGAAATCCCTCGGCTTCACCGCCAAGCTCTGCCTCCACCCGCGGCAGGTCCCCCTCGCGAACCGCGCGCTGAGCCCGACCGACGACGAGATCGCCTGGGCGCACCGGATGCTGAGCCAGCGCGCCTGCGGCTCCGTCACGGTGGTGGACGGCCAGATGGTCGACCGGCCCGTGCTTCTGCGCGCCCAGGCCATTCTGGCGCGCGCCGGCCAACGGCCGCCGCAGTAG
- a CDS encoding FAS1-like dehydratase domain-containing protein, translated as MTETVERTEVLVPEPAHALGALLGVEVPDLERDGLPLLWHWIYLLDRPAQTDLGPDGHPVRHTVPAPPEPGRRRMWAGGRVRAPGTLRCGIPATRRTAVQSIQHKTGRTGPLTFVVVEHQIVQRGEVVVDERQDLVYREATTGNADAPLAADAVPAGPDEWPIDVTPTLLFRYSALTYNAHRIHYDRDYARDVEGYPGLVTHGPLQALAMAEAARSRGYGAEPEFAYRLVSPLFDHQGMVVQASTAAEGITTAVRDHSGRQTASGLMRSTRP; from the coding sequence GTGACCGAGACAGTCGAGCGCACCGAGGTGCTGGTGCCCGAGCCGGCGCACGCGCTGGGAGCCCTGCTCGGCGTCGAGGTGCCGGACCTCGAACGCGACGGCCTGCCGTTGCTGTGGCACTGGATCTACCTGCTCGACCGCCCCGCCCAGACCGATCTCGGACCGGACGGGCACCCGGTTCGCCACACCGTGCCCGCGCCGCCCGAGCCGGGACGCCGCCGCATGTGGGCCGGCGGCCGGGTGCGCGCGCCCGGCACGCTGCGGTGCGGCATCCCGGCCACCCGGCGCACCGCGGTCCAGTCGATCCAGCACAAGACCGGGCGAACCGGGCCGTTGACGTTCGTGGTGGTCGAGCACCAGATCGTGCAGCGCGGCGAGGTCGTGGTCGACGAGCGGCAGGACCTCGTCTACCGCGAAGCGACCACCGGCAACGCCGACGCCCCACTGGCAGCCGATGCTGTCCCGGCCGGACCGGACGAGTGGCCCATCGATGTCACCCCCACCCTGCTCTTCCGCTATTCGGCACTGACCTACAACGCCCATCGCATCCACTACGACCGGGACTACGCGCGCGACGTCGAGGGTTACCCGGGGCTGGTCACCCACGGCCCGCTCCAAGCACTCGCCATGGCCGAAGCAGCCCGCAGCCGCGGCTACGGCGCGGAGCCCGAGTTCGCCTACCGGCTCGTCTCGCCGCTGTTCGACCATCAGGGAATGGTGGTTCAGGCCAGCACCGCGGCGGAGGGCATCACCACGGCGGTGCGTGACCACTCCGGCCGGCAGACCGCGTCCGGCCTGATGCGGAGCACCCGGCCGTGA
- a CDS encoding LysR family transcriptional regulator — protein MDFRQLKALVTVVEVGSVTRAAELLHLVQPAVTRQIKTLEQELGVPLFERTRQGMQPTEAGLTLAGRARRALAELERARAELAPEPGVVTGIVSIGLLESTAGLLAEPLVACLLPDHPGIELRLQTAYSGHLQRWLDDGDLDLSLLYNLTGSPSLNVTPLVRERLWAVAPPDDRLSADHPVPIGDLAGHRFVMPAPGHGLRALIETAARRAGADLSGGVQTNSMALQKQLVAAGHGWTILPAVGVADDVAAGTLSAAPVGDPEIWRSIVLAMPRTGRISPAVEVVAREVVRLVRSFVRKGRWPSAELTAEG, from the coding sequence ATGGACTTCAGGCAGCTGAAAGCTCTGGTGACCGTGGTGGAGGTCGGCAGCGTGACCAGGGCGGCCGAACTGCTGCACCTCGTCCAGCCGGCGGTGACCCGCCAGATCAAGACACTCGAACAGGAACTCGGCGTGCCCCTGTTCGAACGGACCCGCCAGGGCATGCAGCCCACCGAAGCCGGTCTGACCCTCGCCGGACGCGCCCGGCGCGCCCTGGCCGAACTCGAACGGGCGCGAGCCGAGCTGGCCCCGGAGCCGGGTGTCGTCACCGGCATCGTGAGTATCGGGCTCCTCGAAAGCACCGCCGGCCTGCTCGCCGAACCGCTGGTCGCGTGCCTGCTCCCCGACCATCCGGGGATCGAGTTACGCCTCCAGACCGCCTACTCGGGACACCTGCAGCGCTGGCTCGACGACGGCGACCTCGATCTGAGCCTGCTCTACAACCTCACCGGCTCGCCGTCGCTCAACGTCACTCCGCTGGTGCGGGAACGGCTCTGGGCCGTCGCGCCGCCGGACGACCGCCTGAGCGCCGACCACCCGGTGCCGATCGGCGACCTCGCCGGGCACCGGTTCGTCATGCCCGCGCCCGGACACGGCTTGCGCGCCTTGATCGAAACGGCCGCCCGCCGCGCCGGGGCCGACCTCTCGGGCGGGGTGCAGACGAATTCCATGGCCCTGCAGAAGCAGCTGGTGGCCGCGGGACACGGCTGGACGATCCTGCCCGCGGTCGGCGTCGCGGACGACGTCGCCGCCGGGACCCTGAGCGCCGCGCCGGTCGGCGATCCGGAGATCTGGCGGTCCATCGTCCTCGCGATGCCGAGGACCGGGCGGATCTCCCCCGCCGTCGAGGTCGTCGCGCGCGAAGTGGTGCGCCTCGTGCGGTCTTTCGTCCGAAAAGGACGGTGGCCTTCGGCGGAACTCACGGCCGAGGGATGA
- a CDS encoding acyl-CoA dehydrogenase family protein codes for MDWLSEEEAAIVGLVREWVDREVRPVVRELEHANTYPETLIEQMKQLGIYGLAIPEPWGEAAVSAQCYAAVTEELARGWMSLAGAMGGHTVVAKLLVTFGTPEQRDRYLPKMATGELRATMALTEPGGGSDLQALRTKARLEGDEYVVNGSKTWISNARRSDLIAVLAKTDPAAEPAHRGFSVLLVEKGPGFEVSRDLPKLGYKGVESCELSFADLRVPASAVLGGVAGEGFAQMMRGLEIGRIQVASRALGVGRAALEDSLRYAQERETFGKPIWQHQSIGNYLADMATKLEAARQLTLHAARRYDSGVRADLECGMAKLFASETAMEIALNAMRIHGGYGYSTEFDVERYFRDAPLMIVGEGTNEIQRNVIAKQLVQRHRNAH; via the coding sequence ATGGACTGGCTCAGCGAGGAAGAAGCCGCGATCGTCGGGCTCGTGCGGGAGTGGGTCGACCGCGAGGTCCGGCCGGTGGTGCGGGAGCTCGAACACGCGAACACCTACCCGGAGACGCTCATCGAGCAGATGAAGCAGCTGGGCATCTACGGCCTGGCCATCCCCGAGCCCTGGGGCGAGGCCGCGGTGTCGGCGCAGTGCTACGCCGCGGTCACCGAGGAGCTGGCGCGCGGCTGGATGAGCCTGGCCGGCGCGATGGGCGGGCACACCGTGGTCGCCAAGCTGCTCGTCACCTTCGGCACGCCGGAGCAGCGGGACAGGTACCTGCCGAAGATGGCGACCGGCGAACTGCGGGCGACCATGGCGCTGACCGAGCCGGGCGGCGGCTCGGATCTGCAGGCGCTGCGCACGAAGGCCCGGCTCGAAGGCGACGAGTACGTGGTCAACGGCTCGAAGACCTGGATTTCCAACGCCCGCCGCTCGGATCTGATCGCGGTGCTGGCCAAGACCGACCCGGCGGCCGAGCCGGCGCACCGGGGGTTCAGCGTGCTCCTGGTGGAGAAGGGCCCCGGTTTCGAGGTGTCGCGCGACCTGCCGAAGCTGGGCTACAAGGGCGTCGAGAGCTGCGAGCTGTCGTTCGCCGACCTGCGCGTGCCCGCGTCTGCGGTGCTGGGCGGCGTGGCCGGGGAGGGGTTCGCGCAGATGATGCGCGGGCTGGAGATCGGGCGGATCCAGGTCGCGTCGCGGGCGCTCGGCGTCGGCCGGGCGGCGCTGGAAGATTCGCTGCGCTACGCCCAGGAACGCGAGACCTTCGGCAAACCCATCTGGCAGCACCAATCTATCGGCAACTACCTCGCCGACATGGCCACCAAGCTCGAAGCGGCCCGGCAGCTCACCCTGCACGCCGCGCGGCGCTACGACTCCGGCGTGCGCGCCGACCTGGAATGCGGGATGGCGAAGCTCTTCGCTTCGGAGACGGCGATGGAGATCGCGCTCAATGCGATGCGTATCCACGGCGGTTACGGCTACTCGACCGAGTTCGACGTCGAACGGTACTTCCGCGACGCGCCGTTGATGATCGTCGGTGAGGGCACCAACGAGATCCAGCGCAACGTGATCGCGAAGCAGCTGGTGCAGCGCCACCGGAACGCGCACTGA
- a CDS encoding CaiB/BaiF CoA transferase family protein yields MPQPLDGIVVVALEQAVAAPFATRQLADLGARVIKIERPGAGDFARGYDRTVHGQSSYFVWLNRGKESVELDVKDTEDRRLLDKLVAHADVFVQNLVPGAADRLGLDAATLRAAKPGLIHCSISGYGADGPYRAKKAYDLLVQCETGLVLATGTPDAPAKAGMSIADIATGMYAYSGILSALYDRERTGTGASLHVAMIDALGEWMSQPAYFSRYGHEPPRRTGARHPSIAPYGPYRTSDGQVFLAVQNDREWTVLCRDLLDRPDLVADGRFATNPDRVDHNEELTRIIESVFSARDAEQVTTLLDAAGIANARLRTPEDLTRHPQLTARHRFRSVDTPGGTMSAMLPPVEVAGQEPLMGAVPAVGQHTRAIRAEFARDAPAAP; encoded by the coding sequence ATGCCCCAGCCACTGGACGGGATCGTGGTCGTCGCGCTCGAACAGGCGGTCGCCGCGCCGTTCGCCACGCGCCAGCTCGCCGACCTCGGCGCCCGGGTGATCAAGATCGAACGACCCGGTGCCGGCGACTTCGCGCGCGGGTACGACCGCACCGTGCACGGTCAGTCGAGCTACTTCGTGTGGTTGAACCGTGGCAAGGAAAGCGTCGAGCTCGACGTCAAGGACACCGAGGACCGGCGGCTGCTGGACAAGCTGGTGGCGCACGCGGACGTCTTCGTCCAGAACCTGGTTCCCGGTGCGGCCGACCGGCTCGGCCTGGACGCGGCGACGCTGCGCGCGGCGAAACCCGGGCTGATCCACTGCTCGATCTCCGGGTACGGGGCGGACGGGCCGTACCGGGCCAAAAAAGCCTACGACCTGCTGGTGCAGTGCGAAACCGGGCTCGTGCTGGCGACCGGGACGCCGGACGCGCCGGCGAAGGCGGGCATGTCCATCGCCGACATCGCCACCGGGATGTACGCCTACAGCGGGATCCTGTCCGCGCTGTACGACCGCGAGCGCACCGGCACCGGCGCGAGCCTCCACGTCGCGATGATCGACGCGCTGGGGGAGTGGATGAGCCAGCCGGCCTACTTTTCCCGCTACGGCCACGAACCACCCCGCCGGACCGGCGCCCGGCACCCGTCGATCGCCCCGTACGGCCCTTACCGGACGAGCGACGGGCAGGTGTTCCTCGCGGTCCAGAACGATCGCGAATGGACAGTGCTGTGCCGGGACCTCCTGGACCGTCCGGACCTGGTCGCGGACGGCCGTTTCGCGACCAACCCGGATCGCGTTGACCACAACGAGGAACTGACACGCATCATCGAGAGCGTGTTCTCCGCGCGCGACGCCGAGCAGGTCACCACTCTCCTTGACGCGGCCGGCATCGCGAACGCCCGGCTGCGCACCCCGGAAGACCTGACCCGCCACCCGCAGTTGACCGCCCGCCACCGGTTCCGCAGCGTTGACACCCCTGGCGGCACCATGTCCGCGATGCTGCCCCCGGTGGAGGTCGCGGGGCAGGAACCGCTGATGGGCGCGGTTCCCGCTGTGGGCCAGCACACGAGGGCAATTCGCGCCGAGTTCGCGCGGGACGCACCGGCCGCGCCCTGA
- a CDS encoding response regulator transcription factor: protein MRILAAEDEVALAGLVASGLRREAMAVDVVHNGLDAQERLTLHDYDVLVLDRDLPGKHGDDVCAELAAAGTRTKVLMLTAAGSLDDKVDGLGLGADDYLTKPFEYPELLARVHALGRRSQPALPPVLVHGDLRLDTTNHEVSRGGREIALSPKEFAVLAVLMRAQGAVLSSERLLELAWDEHTDPFTNAVRVAVSKLRTKLGEPPVIETVPGAGYRI, encoded by the coding sequence ATGCGGATCTTGGCCGCCGAGGACGAAGTGGCGCTGGCCGGGCTGGTGGCATCCGGGTTGCGTCGCGAAGCGATGGCGGTGGACGTTGTCCACAATGGGCTGGACGCGCAGGAACGGCTGACCCTGCACGATTACGACGTGCTGGTGCTCGATCGGGACCTGCCCGGCAAACACGGGGACGACGTGTGCGCCGAGCTGGCCGCGGCCGGCACCCGGACCAAGGTGCTCATGCTCACCGCGGCCGGGTCGCTGGACGACAAGGTGGACGGGCTCGGGCTCGGCGCCGACGACTACCTCACCAAACCCTTCGAGTACCCGGAGTTGCTGGCGCGCGTGCACGCCCTCGGGCGGCGCAGCCAGCCCGCGCTGCCGCCGGTACTCGTGCACGGCGACCTCCGGCTCGACACGACCAACCACGAAGTCAGCCGCGGCGGGCGGGAAATCGCGTTGTCCCCCAAGGAATTCGCGGTGCTGGCCGTGCTGATGCGCGCGCAGGGCGCGGTGCTCAGCTCCGAGCGGCTGCTCGAACTGGCCTGGGACGAGCACACCGACCCGTTCACCAACGCGGTGCGAGTGGCCGTTTCCAAGCTGCGCACGAAGCTCGGCGAGCCCCCGGTGATCGAAACGGTGCCCGGTGCCGGCTACCGGATCTGA
- a CDS encoding TetR/AcrR family transcriptional regulator has protein sequence MAETRKRDAAKTRAAILQAAAILFAEQGYQRTTVRAIAAKAACNPALISRYFGGKSSLYAMVVSENMPGHRTMTSDVRTGARARELVQRQLEMAQLTTYEEHRERVSILLRSVGPGASGDAIRQLLDQLLAAPFGQHVDGPDAGLRTSLLFVQLFGLSLLRDMVGLPQLAEASDAEILWYLAPAIHQILVPARPYPASRGPAGAHR, from the coding sequence ATGGCAGAGACCAGGAAGCGGGACGCCGCGAAAACCAGGGCGGCGATCCTGCAGGCGGCCGCGATCCTGTTCGCCGAACAGGGCTATCAGCGGACGACCGTGCGCGCGATCGCGGCGAAGGCCGCTTGCAACCCGGCCCTGATCAGCCGCTACTTCGGCGGCAAGTCATCGCTGTACGCGATGGTCGTCAGCGAGAACATGCCGGGCCATCGGACGATGACCAGCGACGTGCGGACGGGAGCGCGGGCGCGGGAACTCGTCCAGCGGCAGCTGGAGATGGCCCAGCTGACGACCTACGAGGAGCATCGGGAGCGGGTGAGCATCCTGCTGCGCTCGGTCGGGCCCGGCGCGTCCGGCGACGCGATCCGCCAGCTGCTCGACCAGCTCCTCGCGGCCCCGTTCGGCCAGCACGTCGACGGCCCGGACGCGGGCCTGCGGACGAGCCTGCTGTTCGTCCAGCTGTTCGGCCTGAGCCTGCTGCGCGACATGGTCGGGCTGCCCCAGCTCGCCGAAGCCTCCGACGCGGAGATCCTGTGGTACCTCGCCCCCGCCATCCACCAGATCCTGGTTCCCGCCCGGCCTTACCCGGCTTCACGCGGGCCCGCCGGCGCCCACCGGTGA
- a CDS encoding non-heme iron oxygenase ferredoxin subunit, with protein sequence MTTNTTWHLVGALADLPVGEAVRAETPDGEVAVFHTGTGVRAIANRCTHGDAELWEGYLDGETVECPAHFGAFCLRTGEALVYPAVEPVATWQTQVEGGLIYLGGPTTPGSD encoded by the coding sequence ATGACGACGAACACCACCTGGCACCTTGTCGGCGCCCTCGCCGACCTCCCGGTGGGAGAAGCGGTCCGGGCCGAAACACCCGACGGCGAGGTGGCCGTCTTCCACACCGGGACCGGGGTCCGGGCGATCGCGAACCGCTGCACCCACGGCGACGCCGAGCTCTGGGAGGGCTACCTCGACGGCGAAACGGTCGAATGCCCGGCACATTTCGGCGCGTTCTGCCTCCGCACCGGCGAGGCGCTCGTGTACCCGGCCGTCGAGCCGGTGGCCACGTGGCAGACACAGGTCGAAGGCGGCCTGATCTACCTCGGCGGCCCGACGACCCCGGGGAGCGACTGA
- a CDS encoding aromatic-ring-hydroxylating dioxygenase subunit beta translates to MQISTQAYRPRPAGAPAVSRPAYVEPATQYAIEQFLFFEAQLLDEARYNDWYDLLHEDIRYRMPLRRNRLHRDLPLESTGGRELAHYDDTHESLAIRIRRIQQPTAWSDNPPPRTTRLITGVQARKGERPGTYEVRSVFQLYRNRLQDDADTFAGHRDDLLADGGVPGGEPDFRLLARTIHLAQSVVLAKNIGLFF, encoded by the coding sequence ATGCAGATCTCCACCCAGGCCTACCGCCCACGACCGGCCGGCGCCCCCGCCGTGAGCAGACCGGCGTACGTCGAGCCGGCGACCCAGTACGCCATCGAGCAGTTCCTGTTCTTCGAAGCCCAGCTGCTGGACGAAGCCCGCTACAACGACTGGTACGACCTGCTGCACGAGGACATCCGCTACCGGATGCCGTTGCGCCGCAACCGGTTGCACCGCGACCTCCCGCTCGAAAGCACCGGCGGCCGCGAACTCGCGCACTACGACGACACCCACGAGAGCCTGGCGATCCGCATCCGCCGCATCCAGCAGCCGACCGCCTGGTCGGACAACCCGCCGCCCCGCACCACCCGGCTCATCACCGGCGTCCAGGCGCGGAAGGGCGAGCGGCCGGGCACCTACGAGGTGCGGTCGGTGTTCCAGCTCTACCGCAACCGCCTGCAGGACGACGCCGACACCTTCGCCGGGCACCGCGACGACCTCCTGGCCGACGGCGGGGTCCCCGGCGGTGAACCGGATTTCCGCCTCCTGGCTCGCACGATCCACCTGGCCCAGTCGGTGGTGCTGGCCAAGAACATCGGCCTGTTCTTCTGA
- a CDS encoding aromatic ring-hydroxylating oxygenase subunit alpha — translation MPYQDLMDFDKVGSLNPEVLHSEEIYRRELATVFARSWLFLTHESQLPKPGDFVTALMGEDPVLVTRQRDGGLKAFLNVCRHRGMRVCRQDLGNTQRFTCSYHGWSYNSAGTLVDVPMEDHSYHNRLDKPGWSLLQVPRIETYHGLVFGCWDEEVPPLADYLAGAAPLLDPMLTRYEDVEFVGPMKWRLVGNWKLAAEQFASDGYHGGTTHASAASALGTDLTAMGKDENSLQLGTALGHAGALVTPAHLPLTMRQGETGAALPELRVAHMNVFPNFSALGSGLFRVWQPRGTGEMEIWSWVMVPAGADDETRRALLNKVSLSFSATGIVEVDDSENWSEIQAASRGHIARRLPLNYQMGFGLDRDDDRIPPFDGKTGHMTNDIGARYFYTRWAELLDGEPLTPAPSGPALL, via the coding sequence ATGCCCTACCAGGACTTGATGGACTTCGACAAGGTCGGCTCGCTGAACCCGGAGGTCCTGCATTCCGAGGAGATCTACCGCCGCGAGCTCGCCACCGTTTTCGCGCGCAGCTGGCTGTTCCTGACCCACGAATCCCAGCTGCCCAAGCCCGGGGACTTCGTGACCGCCCTGATGGGCGAGGACCCGGTCCTCGTGACCCGCCAGCGCGACGGCGGGCTGAAGGCGTTCCTCAACGTCTGCCGGCACCGCGGCATGCGCGTGTGCCGGCAGGATCTGGGCAACACCCAGCGTTTCACCTGCTCCTACCACGGCTGGTCCTACAACAGCGCCGGAACGCTCGTCGACGTCCCGATGGAGGACCACAGCTACCACAACCGGCTGGACAAACCCGGCTGGTCACTGCTCCAGGTCCCGCGGATCGAGACCTACCACGGTCTCGTTTTCGGTTGCTGGGACGAGGAAGTGCCGCCGCTGGCCGACTATCTCGCCGGCGCGGCACCGCTGCTCGACCCGATGCTCACCCGGTACGAAGACGTCGAATTCGTCGGCCCGATGAAATGGCGGCTGGTCGGCAACTGGAAACTCGCCGCCGAGCAGTTCGCCAGCGACGGCTACCACGGGGGGACCACTCACGCCTCCGCAGCGTCGGCCCTGGGTACCGACCTGACCGCCATGGGCAAGGACGAGAACAGCCTGCAGCTGGGTACCGCGCTCGGTCACGCCGGTGCCCTGGTCACCCCGGCTCATCTCCCGCTGACGATGCGACAGGGCGAAACCGGCGCCGCTCTGCCGGAGCTGCGGGTGGCGCACATGAATGTCTTCCCGAACTTCTCCGCGCTGGGCAGCGGGCTCTTCCGGGTCTGGCAGCCCCGGGGCACAGGGGAGATGGAGATCTGGTCGTGGGTGATGGTCCCCGCCGGCGCCGACGACGAGACCCGGCGCGCGCTGCTCAACAAGGTGTCCCTGAGTTTCTCGGCCACCGGCATCGTCGAGGTCGACGACAGTGAGAACTGGTCGGAGATCCAGGCGGCGTCCCGTGGTCACATCGCCCGCCGGCTGCCGCTGAATTACCAGATGGGCTTCGGCCTGGACCGGGACGACGACCGGATCCCGCCGTTCGACGGGAAAACCGGCCACATGACCAACGACATCGGCGCCCGCTACTTCTACACGCGCTGGGCCGAGCTGCTCGACGGCGAGCCCCTTACACCGGCTCCGTCCGGTCCCGCGCTGTTGTGA
- a CDS encoding SDR family oxidoreductase, with product MTIPALSAELEGKRAVVTGGSRGIGAAIVQRFLDAGATVVTSARTPTEHTPSAAKFVRADVSTRDGVRALADAALETLGGVDILVNNAGDGRPFPSVLEIGDDAWQASLDINFLAAVRLNAALVPSMVAQGAGVIVNLSSMITNAPMGPLLHYAAAKSALETYGKGLANDLAPRGIRVVTVAPGNVASPGSDVVRREMTEHLGLEESAFDVAVPLGRVGQPADIAEAIGFLVSDRASWITGTRLMVDGGESPHL from the coding sequence ATGACAATCCCAGCACTTTCGGCCGAGCTGGAAGGCAAGCGGGCCGTCGTCACCGGCGGCAGCCGGGGGATCGGGGCGGCGATCGTCCAGCGCTTCCTCGACGCCGGCGCGACCGTGGTCACCTCGGCCCGCACACCGACCGAGCACACGCCGTCCGCGGCCAAGTTCGTGCGGGCCGACGTCAGCACGCGTGACGGCGTGCGCGCCCTGGCCGACGCCGCGCTGGAAACCCTTGGCGGCGTGGACATCCTCGTCAACAACGCCGGGGACGGCCGCCCGTTCCCGTCCGTGCTGGAGATCGGCGACGACGCCTGGCAGGCCTCGCTGGACATCAACTTCCTGGCGGCGGTCCGGCTCAACGCCGCGCTGGTCCCGTCGATGGTGGCGCAGGGGGCGGGCGTGATCGTGAACCTGTCCTCGATGATCACCAACGCGCCCATGGGCCCGTTGCTGCACTACGCCGCGGCCAAGTCCGCGCTGGAGACCTACGGCAAGGGACTGGCGAACGACCTGGCGCCGCGCGGCATCCGCGTGGTCACGGTGGCGCCGGGCAATGTGGCCAGCCCCGGCTCCGACGTGGTGCGGCGCGAAATGACCGAGCACCTCGGCCTGGAGGAGTCGGCGTTCGACGTGGCCGTGCCGCTCGGTCGCGTCGGCCAGCCGGCCGACATCGCCGAGGCGATCGGGTTCCTGGTTTCGGACCGGGCTTCCTGGATCACCGGGACCCGCTTGATGGTCGACGGCGGGGAAAGCCCGCACCTGTGA